One segment of Trachemys scripta elegans isolate TJP31775 chromosome 1, CAS_Tse_1.0, whole genome shotgun sequence DNA contains the following:
- the LOC117885644 gene encoding olfactory receptor 52D1-like encodes MAAFNLSPSGPSTFILAGISGLEAAHMWISIPFSVFYIIGLLGNFMVLFVVGKEQTLHKPMYLLLCMLALTDIATSTSVVPKALCIFWFNLKGITVGGCLTQMFFLHAVSVMQSAILVAMAFDRYIAICNPLRYDTIFTNARIAKLGLLGLIRTVLFVLPLPLLLSRQPFCANHIIPHTYCEHMAVAKMSCGDITVNRTYGLVVTFVVLGLDLLLVAFSYSLITRVLLRISSKKAHQKALNTCTAHICVMLMSCAFFLFSTVTHHFGQGIAPHVHIILANLHFLVPPMLNPIIYGVKTKELRDKMGKYTCRR; translated from the coding sequence ATGGCAGCTTTCAACCTCTCCCCCTCTGGCCCTTCAACATTCATCCTTGCTGGCATCTCTGGCCTGGAAGCTGCTCACATGtggatttccatccctttctctgtGTTCTACATTATCGGCCTGTTAGGAAATTTCATGGTTCTGTTTGTTGTAGGCAAAGAGCAGACCCTGCACAAGCCGATGtacctgctgctctgcatgctggcacTCACAGACATTGCCACGTCTACCTCAGTCGTGCCGAaggcactgtgtatattttggttcaatttgaaaggcattactgtgggtggctgcctcacccagatgttcttTCTTCATGCGGTTTCTGTTATGCAGTCAGCCATCCTAGTGGCAATGGCCTTTGATCGCTACATTGCTATATGTAACCCTCTGAGATATGACACCATCTTCACCAATGCACGAATAGCTAAACTAGGGCTTTTGGGTTTGATAAGAACTGTTCTCTTCGTTCTGCCCCTACCCCTGCTCCTGAGCAGGCAGCCATTCTGTGCCAACCACATTATCCCCCATACGTACTGCGAGCACATGGCTGTGGCAAAGATGTCATGTGGGGATATCACAGTCAACAGGACGTATGGCTTGGTGGTCACATTTGTAGTCTTAGGGTTAGACCTGTTGCTCGTTGCCTTCTCCTATAGTCTGATCACCAGGGTCCTCCTCAGAATCTCTTCCAAGAAAGCTCATCAGAAAGCCCtcaacacctgcacagcccacatctgTGTCATGCTGATGTCTTgtgctttcttcctcttctccactGTAACACACCACTTCGGTCAGGGCATCGCTCCTCATGTTCACATCATCTTGGCCAACCTCCACTTCCTCGTCCCCCCCATGCTCAACCCTATCATTTATGgggtcaaaaccaaagagcttCGTGACAAAATGGGCAAATATACCTGCAGAAGATGA